One window of Acanthochromis polyacanthus isolate Apoly-LR-REF ecotype Palm Island chromosome 19, KAUST_Apoly_ChrSc, whole genome shotgun sequence genomic DNA carries:
- the rsph1 gene encoding radial spoke head 1 homolog: protein MSDTGSDVFDDEQNKLGEYDGDRNEAGERHGVGRAVLPNGDIYQGEYENGKRHGQGTYRFKNGARYVGNYHQNMKHGQGTFYYLDGSKYEGSWLEDLREGHGVYTYSNGDTYDGEWLHHLRHGQGVYCYHATGSKYKGAWINGKMEGAGEYIHTNHRYKGNFVNSCPSGPGKYVFDTGCEQHGEYHQVDQDQAEDEWGELPSAPVLKWIPKCITSLTLWTPGKETSGGETETAPAEKSGN, encoded by the exons ATGTCGGACACAGGATCAGATGTGTTTGACGATGAACAAAATAAACTGGGG GAGTATGACGGGGACAGAAATGAAGCAGGAGAAAGGCACGGAGTCGGGAGAGCTGTTCTGCCCAATGGAGACATTTATCAGGGAGAGTATGAGAACGGGAAAAGACATGGACAG GGGACATATCGCTTCAAGAATGGTGCCAGATATGTGGGAAACTATcaccaaaacatgaaacatggaCAGGGAACCTTCTACTATCTAGATGGGTCCAAATATGAAG GGTCTTGGTTGGAGGACTTGAGAGAAGGCCACGGTGTCTACACCTACTCCAATGGAGACACATATGATGGAGAGTGGCTGCATCACTTGAG GCACGGTCAGGGCGTCTACTGCTACCACGCAACTGGATCAAAATACAAGGGGGCATGGATAAATGGCAAGATGGAGGGAGCTGGAGAGTACATCCACACTAACCACAGATACAAGGGCAACTTTGTCAACAGTTGT CCATCTGGACCAGGGAAGTATGTGTTTGACACTGGCTGTGAGCAACATGGAGAATACCACCAAGTAGACCAG GACCAAGCTGAAGATGAGTGGGGTGAGTTGCCCTCTGCTCCTGTCCTCAAGTGGATTCCCAAATGTATCACCAGCTTGACGCTGTGGACTCCTGGCAAAGAGACTTCAG GTGGGGAAACGGAAACGGCTCCAGCAGAGAAGTCAGGAAACTAA
- the adprm gene encoding manganese-dependent ADP-ribose/CDP-alcohol diphosphatase produces MTDSPSQTPLFTFGVIADIQYADIDDGYNYTRSHRRYYRSSLHLLSNAQRSWSESAVKPDFILQLGDIIDGFNKRDGASEKALDSVLRELSRCPVEVHHVWGNHEFYNFSRSQLLRSQLNSTPRTDSSLAGPPALTDFYAYHFSPFPGFTFVVLDAYDVSLLGRETTSEQYSNAMDLIKQYNSNEDLNCPPGVVGVETRFTMFNGGFSKGQLDWLDSVLSSADEKRERVTIVSHLPIHPNSTTPMCLAWNFDELLSIIHSHSSVVCYMAGHDHEGGYCQDEDTGVHHLTLEGVIETPPDSNAFGTVSVYQDRMALKGNGRIRDRVFQFA; encoded by the exons ATGACCGACAGTCCGTCCCAAACGCCGCTTTTTACTTTCGGTGTGATAGCCGACATCCAGTACGCAGATATAGACGACGGATACAACTACACCCGGTCTCACAGGCGGTACTATCGAAGCAGCCTGCACCTGCTTAGCAACGCTCAGCGGAGTTGGTCTGAGTCCGCCGTGAAGCCGGACTTCATCCTCCAGCTGGGAGACATTATCGACGGCTTCAACAAGCGGGACGGCGCCTCGGAGAAGGCTCTGGACTCGGTGCTGAGAGAGCTGAGCCGCTGCCCGGTGGAGGTGCACCATGTGTGGGGCAACCACGAGTTCTACAACTTCAGCAGGAGCCAGCTGCTGCGGTCACAGCTCAACAGCACACCGAGGACCGACAGCAGTCTGGCAGGACCCCCGGCCCTGACCGACTTCTATGCCTACCACTTCAGCCCTTTCCCCGGCTTCACCTTCGTGGTGCTGGACGCTTATGATGTGAGCCTGCTGGGCAGAGAGACGACCAGTGAACAGTACAGTAACGCTATGGATCTAATAAAGCAGTACAACAGCAACGAGGACCTCAACTGTCCCCCAG gtgttgtgggaGTGGAGACAAGGTTTACAATGTTCAATGGTGGGTTCAGTAAGGGCCAGCTGGACTGGCTCGATTCTGTCTTATCCTCGGCTGATGAGAAACGGGAAAGAGTCACTATTGTCA GTCACCTCCCAATCCACCCCAACTCCACAACACCCATGTGCCTCGCATGGAACTTTGATGAGCTCCTCTCCATCATTCACTCCCATAGCAGTGTGGTATGTTACATGGCAGGACACGACCATGAAGGTGGATACTGCCAAGATGAAGACACAGGAGTGCACCACCTGACGTTAGAGGGCGTGATCGAGACTCCTCCTGACAGCAACGCCTTCGGCACAGTCTCTGTCTATCAGGACAGGATGGCGCTGAAAGGAAACGGCAGGATCAGAGATAGAGTCTTTCAGTTTGCATGA